Proteins encoded within one genomic window of Rhinolophus sinicus isolate RSC01 linkage group LG05, ASM3656204v1, whole genome shotgun sequence:
- the TRERF1 gene encoding transcriptional-regulating factor 1 isoform X3 translates to MGDQQLYKTNHVAHGGENLFYQQPPLGIHGGLNHNYGNTVTGAGMEAPQASPISPHFPQDTRDGLGLPVGSKNLGQVDTSRQGGWGSHAGPGNHVQLRGNLTNSNMMWGAPAQAEPPDGYQYTYSQASEIRTQKLTSGVLHKLDSFTQVFANQNLRIQVNNMAQVLHTQSAVMDGAPDSALRQLLSQKPMETPAPALSSRYQQVPQQPHPGFTGGLSKPALQVGQHPSQGHLYYDYQQPLAQMPVQGGQPLQAPQMLSQHMQQMQQHQYYPQQQQQQAGQQRMSMQEMQQQQIRPPQPQQQQQQQPQQQQQQLQPRQGSMQIPQYYQSPPMMQHLQEQQQQQMHLQPPSYHRDPHQYTPEQAHAVQLIQLGSMPQYYYQEPQQPYSHPLYQQSHLSQHQQREDSQPKTYPSDRQTQAMLSSHGDLGPPETAMGDPASSDLNRVSSALPHRPLLSPSGIHLNNMGPQHQQLSPSAMWPQMHLPDGRAQPGSPESSGQAKGVFGEQFDAKNKLTCSICLKEFKSLPALNGHMRSHGGMRASPSLKQEEGEKAPPPPPQPLPPLPPPPPPLPPEAESLTPMVMPVSVPVKLLAPKPGSQGFANSVVAAPSARDKPASSMSDDEMPVLEIPRKHQPGVAKAEEPLKIVPEKKKFRHRPEPLFIPPPPSYNPNPAPSYSGATLYQSQLRSPRVLGDHLLLDPAHELPPYTPPPMLSPVRQGSGLFSNVLISGHGPGAHPQLPLTPLTPTPRVLLCRSNSIDGSNVTVTPGPGEHTIDVEPRINIGLRFQAEIPELQDVSALAQDTHKATLVWKPWPELENQDLQQRVENLLNFCCSSALPGGGTNSEFALHSLFEAKGDVMAALEMLLLRKPVRLKCHPLANYHYAGSDKWTSLERKLFNKALATYSKDFIFVQKMVKSKTVAQCVEYYYTWKKIMRLGRKHRTRLAEIIDDCVTSEEEEELEEEEEDPEEDRKSTREEESEAPKSPEPQPGPVLAPAEGPPLQALGQPSGSFICEMPNCGADCRCHVTPFLPQVFSSRQALNGHARIHGGTNQVTKARGAVPSGKQKPGSAQSGYCSVKSSPSHSTTSGETDPTTIFPCKECGKVFFKIKSRNAHMKTHRQQEEQQRQKAQKAAFAAEMAATIERTTGPVGAPGLLPLDQLSLIKPIKDVDILDDDVVQQLGGVMEEAEVVDTDLLLDDQASVLLQGDTEL, encoded by the exons ATGGGAGATCAGCAACTGTACAAGACCAACCACGTGGCCCACGGTGGTGAGAACCTTTTCTACCAACAGCCACCACTTGGCATCCACGGTGGGCTGAACCACAACTATGGGAATACAGTCACAGGGGCTGGCATGGAGGCCCCTCAGGCATCACCCATTTCCCCCCACTTCCCTCAAGATACTCGGGATGGCCTCGGCTTGCCTGTTGGCTCCAAAAACCTTGGCCAAGTGGATACCTCGAggcagggaggatggggaagCCATGCAGGGCCTGGAAATCATGTCCAGCTACGTGGCAACCTGACCAACTCAAACATGATGTGGGGGGCACCAGCCCAGGCCGAGCCCCCCGATGGCTACCAGTACACCTACTCCCAGGCCAGCGAGATCCGGACCCAGAAGCTCACCAGCGGTGTCCTGCACAAGCTAGACTCTTTCACCCAGGTGTTTGCCAACCAAAACCTGAGGATTCAGGTCAACAATATGGCCCAGGTGCTGCACACCCAGTCAGCAGTGATGGATGGAGCCCCTGACAGTGCCCTCCGCCAGCTGCTGTCCCAGAAGCCCATGGAGACCCCAGCACCAGCTCTCTCTTCTCGCTACCAGCAGGTGCCCCAGCAGCCTCACCCTGGTTTCACGGGTGGACTGTCCAAACCAGCTCTGCAGGTCGGGCAGCACCCTAGCCAAGGGCACCTGTATTATGACTACCAGCAGCCGCTGGCTCAGATGCCAGTGCAGGGGGGACAGCCACTGCAGGCCCCACAGATGCTATCCCAGCACATGCAACAGATGCAGCAGCACCAGTATTACCcgcaacagcaacagcagcaagcTGGGCAGCAGCGCATGTCCATGCAGGAAATGCAGCAGCAGCAGATTCGCCCACCACagcctcagcagcagcagcagcagcagccccaacagcagcagcagcagctgcagccgcGGCAGGGTTCGATGCAGATACCTCAGTATTATCAGTCCCCACCCATGATGCAGCACTTGCAAGAGCAACAGCAGCAACAGATGCACCTGCAGCCCCCTTCTTATCACAGGGACCCCCACCAGTACACCCCAGAGCAGGCGCACGCTGTCCAGCTGATTCAGCTGGGCTCCATGCCCCAGTACTACTACCAGGAGCCCCAACAGCCCTACAGCCACCCCCTCTACCAGCAGAGCCACCTGTCCCAGCACCAGCAGCGTGAGGACAGTCAGCCCAAGACGTACCCAAGCGACAGGCAGACCCAGGCCATGCTGAGCTCCCACGGGGACCTGGGGCCTCCTGAGACAGCAATGGGAGACCCAGCAAGCTCGGACCTGAACCGGGTCAGCAGTGCCCTCCCCCATCGGCCACTCCTGTCCCCCAGTGGGATCCACCTCAACAACATGGGGCCTCAGCACCAGCAGCTGTCTCCCAGTGCCATGTGGCCCCAG ATGCACCTACCAGATGGCAGAGCCCAGCCAGGTTCCCCTGAGTCAAG TGGCCAAGCAAAAGGAGTGTTTGGGGAGCAGTTTGATGCCAAGAACAAGCTGACATGCTCCATCTGTCTGAAGGAGTTCAAGAGCCTGCCTGCCCTGAATGGCCACATGCGGTCCCACGGGGGAATGAGGGCCTCCCCCAGCCTCAAACAG gaggaaggagagaaggccCCGCCACCTCCACCTCAGCCACTGCCGCCTCTGCCGCCACCACCGCCGCCGCTCCCTCCCGAGGCAGAAAGCCTCACGCCTATGGTCATGCCCGTGTCTGTCCCTGTCAAGCTTCTCGCACCCAAGCCCGGCTCTCAGGGCTTCGCCAACAGCGTCGTTGCTGCCCCCTCCGCCAGAGACAAGCCAGCCAGCTCGATGTCGGACGACGAGATGCCCGTGCTC GAAATTCCCAGGAAGCATCAGCCTGGTGTGGCCAAAGCTGAAGAGCCGCTCAAGATTGTACCTGAGAAGAAAAAGTTCCGGCACCGGCCAGAGCCGCTGTTCATCCCGCCACCGCCCTCTTACAACCCCAACCCTGCCCCCTCCTACTCGGGCGCCACCCTGTACCAGAGCCAGCTGCGCTCCCCGCGCGTGCTGGGGGACCACCTGCTCCTGGACCCCGCCCACGAGCTGCCCCCCTACACGCCCCCGCCCATGCTGAGCCCGGTGCGCCAGGGCTCGGGGCTTTTCAGCAATGTCCTCATCTCGGGGCACGGCCCCGGCGCCCACCCCCAGCTGCCGCTGACGCCCCTGACGCCCACACCGCGAGTGCTGCTGTGTCGTTCCA ACAGCATCGATGGCAGCAATGTGACAGTCACCCCTGGGCCTGGAGAGCATACCATTGATGTTGAACC ACGCATCAACATTGGTTTGAGATTCCAAGCAGAGATCCCAGAACTCCAGGATGTCTCTGCCCTGGCCCAGGACACACATAAGGCCACACTGGTTTGGAAGCCGTGGCCAGAGCTGGAAAACCAGGACCTCCAGCAAAGAG TGGAGAATCTCCTGAATTTTTGCTGTTCAAGTGCATTGCCAGGTGGAGGGACCAATTCTGAATTTGCTTTGCACTCTCTCTTTGAGGCCAAAGGTGACGTGATG GCTGCTCTGGAGATGCTGCTGCTGCGGAAACCAGTCAGGTTAAAATGTCATCCTTTAGCCAATTACCACTATGCCG GTTCGGACAAGTGGACCTCCCTAGAAAGAAAACTGTTTAATAAAGCACTAGCCACTTACAGCAAAGACTTTATTTTTGTACAGAAGATG GTGAAGTCTAAGACAGTGGCTCAGTGTGTGGAGTACTACTACACGTGGAAAAAAATTATGCGGTTAGGGCGGAAGCACCGGACACGCCTCGCGGAAATCATCGACGATTGTGTG ACaagtgaagaagaagaagagttagaggaggaggaggaggacccGGAAGAAGATAGGAAATCCACAAGAGAAGAGGAGAGTGAAGCGCCGAAGTCCCCAGAGCCACAGCCAGGCCCAGTCCTGGCTCCCGCAGAGGGGCCACCCCTGCAGGCCCTTGGCCAGCCCTCGGGctccttcatctgtgaaatgccCAACTGTGGGGCT GACTGTAGATGTCATGTCACTCCCTTTCTTCCCCAGGTGTTCAGCTCCCGACAGGCACTGAACGGCCACGCCCGCATCCATGGTGGTACCAACCAGGTGACCAAAGCTCGGGGTGCTGTCCCCTCTGGGAAGCAGAAGCCTGGCAGTGCCCAGAGCGGGTACTGCTCGGTGAAGAGCTCACCCTCTCACAGCACCACCAGTGGCGAGACAGACCCCACCACCATCTTCCCCTGCAAGGAGTGTGGCAA
- the TRERF1 gene encoding transcriptional-regulating factor 1 isoform X4, whose translation MGDQQLYKTNHVAHGGENLFYQQPPLGIHGGLNHNYGNTVTGAGMEAPQASPISPHFPQDTRDGLGLPVGSKNLGQVDTSRQGGWGSHAGPGNHVQLRGNLTNSNMMWGAPAQAEPPDGYQYTYSQASEIRTQKLTSGVLHKLDSFTQVFANQNLRIQVNNMAQVLHTQSAVMDGAPDSALRQLLSQKPMETPAPALSSRYQQVPQQPHPGFTGGLSKPALQVGQHPSQGHLYYDYQQPLAQMPVQGGQPLQAPQMLSQHMQQMQQHQYYPQQQQQQAGQQRMSMQEMQQQQIRPPQPQQQQQQQPQQQQQQLQPRQGSMQIPQYYQSPPMMQHLQEQQQQQMHLQPPSYHRDPHQYTPEQAHAVQLIQLGSMPQYYYQEPQQPYSHPLYQQSHLSQHQQREDSQPKTYPSDRQTQAMLSSHGDLGPPETAMGDPASSDLNRVSSALPHRPLLSPSGIHLNNMGPQHQQLSPSAMWPQMHLPDGRAQPGSPESSGQAKGVFGEQFDAKNKLTCSICLKEFKSLPALNGHMRSHGGMRASPSLKQEEGEKAPPPPPQPLPPLPPPPPPLPPEAESLTPMVMPVSVPVKLLAPKPGSQGFANSVVAAPSARDKPASSMSDDEMPVLEIPRKHQPGVAKAEEPLKIVPEKKKFRHRPEPLFIPPPPSYNPNPAPSYSGATLYQSQLRSPRVLGDHLLLDPAHELPPYTPPPMLSPVRQGSGLFSNVLISGHGPGAHPQLPLTPLTPTPRVLLCRSNSIDGSNVTVTPGPGEHTIDVEPRINIGLRFQAEIPELQDVSALAQDTHKATLVWKPWPELENQDLQQRVENLLNFCCSSALPGGGTNSEFALHSLFEAKGDVMAALEMLLLRKPVRLKCHPLANYHYAGSDKWTSLERKLFNKALATYSKDFIFVQKMVKSKTVAQCVEYYYTWKKIMRLGRKHRTRLAEIIDDCVTSEEEEELEEEEEDPEEDRKSTREEESEAPKSPEPQPGPVLAPAEGPPLQALGQPSGSFICEMPNCGAVFSSRQALNGHARIHGGTNQVTKARGAVPSGKQKPGSAQSGYCSVKSSPSHSTTSGETDPTTIFPCKECGKVFFKIKSRNAHMKTHRQQEEQQRQKAQKAAFAAEMAATIERTTGPVGAPGLLPLDQLSLIKPIKDVDILDDDVVQQLGGVMEEAEVVDTDLLLDDQASVLLQGDTEL comes from the exons ATGGGAGATCAGCAACTGTACAAGACCAACCACGTGGCCCACGGTGGTGAGAACCTTTTCTACCAACAGCCACCACTTGGCATCCACGGTGGGCTGAACCACAACTATGGGAATACAGTCACAGGGGCTGGCATGGAGGCCCCTCAGGCATCACCCATTTCCCCCCACTTCCCTCAAGATACTCGGGATGGCCTCGGCTTGCCTGTTGGCTCCAAAAACCTTGGCCAAGTGGATACCTCGAggcagggaggatggggaagCCATGCAGGGCCTGGAAATCATGTCCAGCTACGTGGCAACCTGACCAACTCAAACATGATGTGGGGGGCACCAGCCCAGGCCGAGCCCCCCGATGGCTACCAGTACACCTACTCCCAGGCCAGCGAGATCCGGACCCAGAAGCTCACCAGCGGTGTCCTGCACAAGCTAGACTCTTTCACCCAGGTGTTTGCCAACCAAAACCTGAGGATTCAGGTCAACAATATGGCCCAGGTGCTGCACACCCAGTCAGCAGTGATGGATGGAGCCCCTGACAGTGCCCTCCGCCAGCTGCTGTCCCAGAAGCCCATGGAGACCCCAGCACCAGCTCTCTCTTCTCGCTACCAGCAGGTGCCCCAGCAGCCTCACCCTGGTTTCACGGGTGGACTGTCCAAACCAGCTCTGCAGGTCGGGCAGCACCCTAGCCAAGGGCACCTGTATTATGACTACCAGCAGCCGCTGGCTCAGATGCCAGTGCAGGGGGGACAGCCACTGCAGGCCCCACAGATGCTATCCCAGCACATGCAACAGATGCAGCAGCACCAGTATTACCcgcaacagcaacagcagcaagcTGGGCAGCAGCGCATGTCCATGCAGGAAATGCAGCAGCAGCAGATTCGCCCACCACagcctcagcagcagcagcagcagcagccccaacagcagcagcagcagctgcagccgcGGCAGGGTTCGATGCAGATACCTCAGTATTATCAGTCCCCACCCATGATGCAGCACTTGCAAGAGCAACAGCAGCAACAGATGCACCTGCAGCCCCCTTCTTATCACAGGGACCCCCACCAGTACACCCCAGAGCAGGCGCACGCTGTCCAGCTGATTCAGCTGGGCTCCATGCCCCAGTACTACTACCAGGAGCCCCAACAGCCCTACAGCCACCCCCTCTACCAGCAGAGCCACCTGTCCCAGCACCAGCAGCGTGAGGACAGTCAGCCCAAGACGTACCCAAGCGACAGGCAGACCCAGGCCATGCTGAGCTCCCACGGGGACCTGGGGCCTCCTGAGACAGCAATGGGAGACCCAGCAAGCTCGGACCTGAACCGGGTCAGCAGTGCCCTCCCCCATCGGCCACTCCTGTCCCCCAGTGGGATCCACCTCAACAACATGGGGCCTCAGCACCAGCAGCTGTCTCCCAGTGCCATGTGGCCCCAG ATGCACCTACCAGATGGCAGAGCCCAGCCAGGTTCCCCTGAGTCAAG TGGCCAAGCAAAAGGAGTGTTTGGGGAGCAGTTTGATGCCAAGAACAAGCTGACATGCTCCATCTGTCTGAAGGAGTTCAAGAGCCTGCCTGCCCTGAATGGCCACATGCGGTCCCACGGGGGAATGAGGGCCTCCCCCAGCCTCAAACAG gaggaaggagagaaggccCCGCCACCTCCACCTCAGCCACTGCCGCCTCTGCCGCCACCACCGCCGCCGCTCCCTCCCGAGGCAGAAAGCCTCACGCCTATGGTCATGCCCGTGTCTGTCCCTGTCAAGCTTCTCGCACCCAAGCCCGGCTCTCAGGGCTTCGCCAACAGCGTCGTTGCTGCCCCCTCCGCCAGAGACAAGCCAGCCAGCTCGATGTCGGACGACGAGATGCCCGTGCTC GAAATTCCCAGGAAGCATCAGCCTGGTGTGGCCAAAGCTGAAGAGCCGCTCAAGATTGTACCTGAGAAGAAAAAGTTCCGGCACCGGCCAGAGCCGCTGTTCATCCCGCCACCGCCCTCTTACAACCCCAACCCTGCCCCCTCCTACTCGGGCGCCACCCTGTACCAGAGCCAGCTGCGCTCCCCGCGCGTGCTGGGGGACCACCTGCTCCTGGACCCCGCCCACGAGCTGCCCCCCTACACGCCCCCGCCCATGCTGAGCCCGGTGCGCCAGGGCTCGGGGCTTTTCAGCAATGTCCTCATCTCGGGGCACGGCCCCGGCGCCCACCCCCAGCTGCCGCTGACGCCCCTGACGCCCACACCGCGAGTGCTGCTGTGTCGTTCCA ACAGCATCGATGGCAGCAATGTGACAGTCACCCCTGGGCCTGGAGAGCATACCATTGATGTTGAACC ACGCATCAACATTGGTTTGAGATTCCAAGCAGAGATCCCAGAACTCCAGGATGTCTCTGCCCTGGCCCAGGACACACATAAGGCCACACTGGTTTGGAAGCCGTGGCCAGAGCTGGAAAACCAGGACCTCCAGCAAAGAG TGGAGAATCTCCTGAATTTTTGCTGTTCAAGTGCATTGCCAGGTGGAGGGACCAATTCTGAATTTGCTTTGCACTCTCTCTTTGAGGCCAAAGGTGACGTGATG GCTGCTCTGGAGATGCTGCTGCTGCGGAAACCAGTCAGGTTAAAATGTCATCCTTTAGCCAATTACCACTATGCCG GTTCGGACAAGTGGACCTCCCTAGAAAGAAAACTGTTTAATAAAGCACTAGCCACTTACAGCAAAGACTTTATTTTTGTACAGAAGATG GTGAAGTCTAAGACAGTGGCTCAGTGTGTGGAGTACTACTACACGTGGAAAAAAATTATGCGGTTAGGGCGGAAGCACCGGACACGCCTCGCGGAAATCATCGACGATTGTGTG ACaagtgaagaagaagaagagttagaggaggaggaggaggacccGGAAGAAGATAGGAAATCCACAAGAGAAGAGGAGAGTGAAGCGCCGAAGTCCCCAGAGCCACAGCCAGGCCCAGTCCTGGCTCCCGCAGAGGGGCCACCCCTGCAGGCCCTTGGCCAGCCCTCGGGctccttcatctgtgaaatgccCAACTGTGGGGCT GTGTTCAGCTCCCGACAGGCACTGAACGGCCACGCCCGCATCCATGGTGGTACCAACCAGGTGACCAAAGCTCGGGGTGCTGTCCCCTCTGGGAAGCAGAAGCCTGGCAGTGCCCAGAGCGGGTACTGCTCGGTGAAGAGCTCACCCTCTCACAGCACCACCAGTGGCGAGACAGACCCCACCACCATCTTCCCCTGCAAGGAGTGTGGCAA
- the TRERF1 gene encoding transcriptional-regulating factor 1 isoform X8: protein MGDQQLYKTNHVAHGGENLFYQQPPLGIHGGLNHNYGNTVTGAGMEAPQASPISPHFPQDTRDGLGLPVGSKNLGQVDTSRQGGWGSHAGPGNHVQLRGNLTNSNMMWGAPAQAEPPDGYQYTYSQASEIRTQKLTSGVLHKLDSFTQVFANQNLRIQVNNMAQVLHTQSAVMDGAPDSALRQLLSQKPMETPAPALSSRYQQVPQQPHPGFTGGLSKPALQVGQHPSQGHLYYDYQQPLAQMPVQGGQPLQAPQMLSQHMQQMQQHQYYPQQQQQQAGQQRMSMQEMQQQQIRPPQPQQQQQQQPQQQQQQLQPRQGSMQIPQYYQSPPMMQHLQEQQQQQMHLQPPSYHRDPHQYTPEQAHAVQLIQLGSMPQYYYQEPQQPYSHPLYQQSHLSQHQQREDSQPKTYPSDRQTQAMLSSHGDLGPPETAMGDPASSDLNRVSSALPHRPLLSPSGIHLNNMGPQHQQLSPSAMWPQMHLPDGRAQPGSPESSGQAKGVFGEQFDAKNKLTCSICLKEFKSLPALNGHMRSHGGMRASPSLKQEIPRKHQPGVAKAEEPLKIVPEKKKFRHRPEPLFIPPPPSYNPNPAPSYSGATLYQSQLRSPRVLGDHLLLDPAHELPPYTPPPMLSPVRQGSGLFSNVLISGHGPGAHPQLPLTPLTPTPRVLLCRSNSIDGSNVTVTPGPGEHTIDVEPRINIGLRFQAEIPELQDVSALAQDTHKATLVWKPWPELENQDLQQRVENLLNFCCSSALPGGGTNSEFALHSLFEAKGDVMAALEMLLLRKPVRLKCHPLANYHYAGSDKWTSLERKLFNKALATYSKDFIFVQKMVKSKTVAQCVEYYYTWKKIMRLGRKHRTRLAEIIDDCVTSEEEEELEEEEEDPEEDRKSTREEESEAPKSPEPQPGPVLAPAEGPPLQALGQPSGSFICEMPNCGAVFSSRQALNGHARIHGGTNQVTKARGAVPSGKQKPGSAQSGYCSVKSSPSHSTTSGETDPTTIFPCKECGKVFFKIKSRNAHMKTHRQQEEQQRQKAQKAAFAAEMAATIERTTGPVGAPGLLPLDQLSLIKPIKDVDILDDDVVQQLGGVMEEAEVVDTDLLLDDQASVLLQGDTEL, encoded by the exons ATGGGAGATCAGCAACTGTACAAGACCAACCACGTGGCCCACGGTGGTGAGAACCTTTTCTACCAACAGCCACCACTTGGCATCCACGGTGGGCTGAACCACAACTATGGGAATACAGTCACAGGGGCTGGCATGGAGGCCCCTCAGGCATCACCCATTTCCCCCCACTTCCCTCAAGATACTCGGGATGGCCTCGGCTTGCCTGTTGGCTCCAAAAACCTTGGCCAAGTGGATACCTCGAggcagggaggatggggaagCCATGCAGGGCCTGGAAATCATGTCCAGCTACGTGGCAACCTGACCAACTCAAACATGATGTGGGGGGCACCAGCCCAGGCCGAGCCCCCCGATGGCTACCAGTACACCTACTCCCAGGCCAGCGAGATCCGGACCCAGAAGCTCACCAGCGGTGTCCTGCACAAGCTAGACTCTTTCACCCAGGTGTTTGCCAACCAAAACCTGAGGATTCAGGTCAACAATATGGCCCAGGTGCTGCACACCCAGTCAGCAGTGATGGATGGAGCCCCTGACAGTGCCCTCCGCCAGCTGCTGTCCCAGAAGCCCATGGAGACCCCAGCACCAGCTCTCTCTTCTCGCTACCAGCAGGTGCCCCAGCAGCCTCACCCTGGTTTCACGGGTGGACTGTCCAAACCAGCTCTGCAGGTCGGGCAGCACCCTAGCCAAGGGCACCTGTATTATGACTACCAGCAGCCGCTGGCTCAGATGCCAGTGCAGGGGGGACAGCCACTGCAGGCCCCACAGATGCTATCCCAGCACATGCAACAGATGCAGCAGCACCAGTATTACCcgcaacagcaacagcagcaagcTGGGCAGCAGCGCATGTCCATGCAGGAAATGCAGCAGCAGCAGATTCGCCCACCACagcctcagcagcagcagcagcagcagccccaacagcagcagcagcagctgcagccgcGGCAGGGTTCGATGCAGATACCTCAGTATTATCAGTCCCCACCCATGATGCAGCACTTGCAAGAGCAACAGCAGCAACAGATGCACCTGCAGCCCCCTTCTTATCACAGGGACCCCCACCAGTACACCCCAGAGCAGGCGCACGCTGTCCAGCTGATTCAGCTGGGCTCCATGCCCCAGTACTACTACCAGGAGCCCCAACAGCCCTACAGCCACCCCCTCTACCAGCAGAGCCACCTGTCCCAGCACCAGCAGCGTGAGGACAGTCAGCCCAAGACGTACCCAAGCGACAGGCAGACCCAGGCCATGCTGAGCTCCCACGGGGACCTGGGGCCTCCTGAGACAGCAATGGGAGACCCAGCAAGCTCGGACCTGAACCGGGTCAGCAGTGCCCTCCCCCATCGGCCACTCCTGTCCCCCAGTGGGATCCACCTCAACAACATGGGGCCTCAGCACCAGCAGCTGTCTCCCAGTGCCATGTGGCCCCAG ATGCACCTACCAGATGGCAGAGCCCAGCCAGGTTCCCCTGAGTCAAG TGGCCAAGCAAAAGGAGTGTTTGGGGAGCAGTTTGATGCCAAGAACAAGCTGACATGCTCCATCTGTCTGAAGGAGTTCAAGAGCCTGCCTGCCCTGAATGGCCACATGCGGTCCCACGGGGGAATGAGGGCCTCCCCCAGCCTCAAACAG GAAATTCCCAGGAAGCATCAGCCTGGTGTGGCCAAAGCTGAAGAGCCGCTCAAGATTGTACCTGAGAAGAAAAAGTTCCGGCACCGGCCAGAGCCGCTGTTCATCCCGCCACCGCCCTCTTACAACCCCAACCCTGCCCCCTCCTACTCGGGCGCCACCCTGTACCAGAGCCAGCTGCGCTCCCCGCGCGTGCTGGGGGACCACCTGCTCCTGGACCCCGCCCACGAGCTGCCCCCCTACACGCCCCCGCCCATGCTGAGCCCGGTGCGCCAGGGCTCGGGGCTTTTCAGCAATGTCCTCATCTCGGGGCACGGCCCCGGCGCCCACCCCCAGCTGCCGCTGACGCCCCTGACGCCCACACCGCGAGTGCTGCTGTGTCGTTCCA ACAGCATCGATGGCAGCAATGTGACAGTCACCCCTGGGCCTGGAGAGCATACCATTGATGTTGAACC ACGCATCAACATTGGTTTGAGATTCCAAGCAGAGATCCCAGAACTCCAGGATGTCTCTGCCCTGGCCCAGGACACACATAAGGCCACACTGGTTTGGAAGCCGTGGCCAGAGCTGGAAAACCAGGACCTCCAGCAAAGAG TGGAGAATCTCCTGAATTTTTGCTGTTCAAGTGCATTGCCAGGTGGAGGGACCAATTCTGAATTTGCTTTGCACTCTCTCTTTGAGGCCAAAGGTGACGTGATG GCTGCTCTGGAGATGCTGCTGCTGCGGAAACCAGTCAGGTTAAAATGTCATCCTTTAGCCAATTACCACTATGCCG GTTCGGACAAGTGGACCTCCCTAGAAAGAAAACTGTTTAATAAAGCACTAGCCACTTACAGCAAAGACTTTATTTTTGTACAGAAGATG GTGAAGTCTAAGACAGTGGCTCAGTGTGTGGAGTACTACTACACGTGGAAAAAAATTATGCGGTTAGGGCGGAAGCACCGGACACGCCTCGCGGAAATCATCGACGATTGTGTG ACaagtgaagaagaagaagagttagaggaggaggaggaggacccGGAAGAAGATAGGAAATCCACAAGAGAAGAGGAGAGTGAAGCGCCGAAGTCCCCAGAGCCACAGCCAGGCCCAGTCCTGGCTCCCGCAGAGGGGCCACCCCTGCAGGCCCTTGGCCAGCCCTCGGGctccttcatctgtgaaatgccCAACTGTGGGGCT GTGTTCAGCTCCCGACAGGCACTGAACGGCCACGCCCGCATCCATGGTGGTACCAACCAGGTGACCAAAGCTCGGGGTGCTGTCCCCTCTGGGAAGCAGAAGCCTGGCAGTGCCCAGAGCGGGTACTGCTCGGTGAAGAGCTCACCCTCTCACAGCACCACCAGTGGCGAGACAGACCCCACCACCATCTTCCCCTGCAAGGAGTGTGGCAA